TCGCGCTCAGTGTCTTTTCCCTCGGTTCTGCTCCTGCCGCGAAAGGTACACGGTTCGGTCAGCGTCTCGCTGGGGGCACCCTCGGCCGCTCGCTCCAGGGCCGATTCAATCTTCGGCCGGTGGGTCGAGCGGGGGCTTAGGGGATGTTGACTCACACCACTTGCGGTATGACGTCTCTACAGCTGCAAGTTCTGGGGGGGCGTAGTAGGAGACCAATGATCCATAACTGCAAGGGACTGCGTAAAGGGAGTGACGATAAATCGCGCCAGTCCCCCACTTACTTTCAATCTCCGTAGGAAAGACTAAGCCGGAGTGGGT
This window of the Myxococcales bacterium genome carries:
- a CDS encoding type II toxin-antitoxin system HicB family antitoxin; its protein translation is MSQHPLSPRSTHRPKIESALERAAEGAPSETLTEPCTFRGRSRTEGKDTEREIQAVRINVTFKKGVLEQIDSYTKQRRMTRAGFLEEAALEKLAEG